A stretch of Geomonas oryzisoli DNA encodes these proteins:
- the tyrS gene encoding tyrosine--tRNA ligase, translated as MTVAEQMEIIKRGAVEILVEKELVEKLEKSAKTGVPLKIKAGFDPTAPDLHLGHTVLLHKMRQFQKLGHEVYFLIGDFTGMIGDPTGKSETRKVLTREDVLKNAETYKEQVFKVLDPKLTKVVFNSEWLGKMTASDMIGLASKYTVARMLEREDFSNRFSNQLPISIHEFMYPLVQGYDSVALKADVELGGTDQKFNLLVGRELQREWGQAPQCVITVPLLEGLDGVNKMSKSLGNYIGINEPADEIYGKVMSISDELMIRYYELLSDLTMADFEKLKADLKSGAVHPMEAKKQLAREMVTRYHGAEAATQADENFVKRFKNNETPDEMPEFSLKAEGEKVLLCKVLAEAQLVKSNSEGRRSIQGGGVKVNGEKISDENLEIACGGEYIIQVGKRRFAKVSFA; from the coding sequence ATGACTGTTGCAGAGCAGATGGAAATCATCAAGAGGGGCGCGGTAGAAATCCTGGTGGAGAAGGAGCTGGTCGAGAAGCTCGAGAAATCCGCCAAGACCGGCGTGCCGCTCAAGATCAAGGCCGGTTTCGATCCTACCGCGCCCGACCTGCATCTGGGGCACACCGTGCTGCTGCACAAGATGCGTCAATTCCAGAAGCTCGGCCACGAGGTGTACTTTCTCATCGGCGACTTCACCGGCATGATCGGGGACCCCACCGGCAAGTCCGAGACCCGCAAGGTTCTCACCCGTGAAGACGTACTCAAGAACGCCGAGACCTACAAGGAGCAGGTCTTCAAAGTTCTCGATCCGAAGCTCACCAAGGTAGTCTTTAACTCGGAGTGGCTTGGGAAAATGACTGCATCGGACATGATCGGTCTTGCCTCCAAGTACACCGTTGCCCGTATGCTCGAGCGCGAAGACTTCAGCAACCGCTTCTCGAACCAGTTGCCGATAAGCATCCACGAGTTCATGTACCCGCTGGTACAGGGCTACGATTCCGTGGCACTGAAGGCCGACGTCGAGTTGGGTGGCACCGACCAGAAGTTCAATCTCCTAGTTGGACGTGAACTGCAGAGGGAGTGGGGGCAGGCGCCGCAGTGTGTCATCACCGTTCCGCTGCTTGAAGGTCTCGACGGCGTCAACAAGATGAGCAAGTCGCTTGGCAACTACATCGGCATCAACGAGCCTGCCGACGAGATCTATGGCAAGGTAATGTCCATCTCCGATGAACTGATGATTCGTTACTACGAGCTCCTGAGCGACCTCACTATGGCCGACTTCGAGAAGCTGAAAGCCGACCTGAAGAGCGGGGCGGTGCATCCGATGGAAGCCAAGAAGCAGTTGGCGCGTGAGATGGTCACCCGTTACCATGGGGCCGAGGCGGCAACTCAGGCAGATGAGAATTTCGTCAAACGCTTCAAGAACAACGAGACCCCTGATGAGATGCCAGAGTTCAGTCTCAAGGCTGAGGGGGAGAAGGTTCTGCTCTGCAAGGTTCTGGCAGAGGCGCAGCTTGTGAAGTCCAACAGCGAAGGGCGTCGTTCCATTCAGGGCGGTGGTGTCAAAGTCAACGGTGAGAAGATCTCCGATGAGAACCTGGAGATTGCCTGCGGCGGCGAGTACATCATCCAGGTAGGCAAGCGCCGCTTTGCCAAAGTATCTTTCGCCTAA
- a CDS encoding TIGR00282 family metallophosphoesterase has protein sequence MPVKLLFIGDVIGKPGREALSRELHRIVDRHMVDLVIANGENAAGGFGLTEETAQDLFKCGVQMITSGNHIWDKKDALEYIKREDRIVRPANYPDGTPGKGTTIVKTPGGVKVGILNLEGRVFMNNLDCPFRCADKEIAKLKEETPIIFVDFHAEATSEKVSLGWYLDGRVAAVIGTHTHVQTADERILTAGTAYMTDAGMTGSFDSVIGVKKEEAILKFVTQRPSKFEVAKKDIRINAVAIEVDERTGLALNIERINIACG, from the coding sequence ATGCCCGTTAAGCTTCTCTTCATAGGAGATGTGATCGGCAAGCCCGGTCGTGAGGCGCTCTCCCGTGAACTGCACCGGATCGTCGATCGACATATGGTCGATCTCGTGATAGCCAACGGCGAAAACGCCGCAGGCGGTTTCGGCCTGACTGAGGAGACCGCGCAGGATCTCTTCAAGTGTGGCGTCCAGATGATTACTTCCGGCAACCACATCTGGGACAAGAAGGACGCGCTGGAGTACATCAAGCGCGAGGACCGCATCGTGCGTCCGGCCAACTATCCGGACGGCACTCCCGGCAAGGGGACGACCATCGTCAAGACCCCCGGCGGGGTCAAGGTCGGTATCCTCAATCTGGAAGGGCGGGTTTTCATGAACAACCTCGACTGTCCTTTCCGCTGCGCCGACAAAGAGATCGCCAAGCTCAAGGAAGAGACGCCTATCATCTTCGTCGACTTCCACGCCGAGGCCACCAGCGAGAAGGTCTCGCTGGGGTGGTACCTGGACGGGAGGGTTGCCGCGGTCATTGGAACCCACACCCACGTGCAGACCGCCGACGAGCGTATCCTGACCGCCGGCACAGCCTACATGACCGATGCCGGCATGACTGGCTCTTTCGATTCCGTCATCGGTGTGAAGAAGGAAGAGGCGATCCTCAAATTCGTCACCCAACGTCCCTCTAAGTTCGAGGTGGCGAAGAAAGACATCCGGATCAATGCCGTTGCCATCGAGGTCGACGAAAGGACCGGGCTCGCGCTGAACATCGAGCGCATCAACATAGCCTGCGGCTAG
- the rny gene encoding ribonuclease Y — translation MTIAILLVLVAAAIGYVIGNILRKKLSDSLVTNAETLAAKMIEDAKRQAEVVAMEAAVQAKDVVYQAKEELERQFEQESREKRRDLQTLEKRLQQKEENLDKKTNLFDQRDADFLKREQGLAQREQSLSNKEQGLTQKEEKLDALVGEQKAKLEQIAGMTAAEAKKFLMDSMEDEAKLDVAKLIKAMEEEARETADKKAKEVLALAMQRYAGEYVAERSVSVVTLPSDEMKGRIIGREGRNIRALEAATGIDLIIDDTPEAVILSGFNPVRREVAKLSLQKLIADGRIHPGRIEEVVAKSQEEIEQAMKEAGEQAAFDLGVHGIHPEILKLIGRLKYRTSYSQNVYQHSLEVAFLCGIMAAELGINVKQAKRAGLLHDLGKAVDHEIEGSHAVIGADIAKKYGESPKIVHAIMAHHEDEKPATVLAVLVQAADALSGARPGARREMMETYVKRLDDLERIATSFDGVVTSFAIQAGREIRVMVSSDQVTDDRALVLAKDIAKKIETEMTYPGQIKVNVIRETRATEYAR, via the coding sequence ATAACTATTGCCATTTTGCTGGTGCTTGTCGCGGCCGCCATCGGGTACGTGATAGGCAACATCCTGCGCAAGAAACTCTCGGATTCGTTGGTAACCAATGCGGAAACGCTGGCTGCCAAGATGATCGAGGATGCCAAGCGCCAGGCCGAGGTTGTGGCCATGGAGGCCGCCGTCCAGGCGAAGGACGTGGTGTACCAGGCAAAGGAAGAACTGGAAAGGCAATTTGAACAAGAAAGCCGCGAGAAGCGTCGCGACCTGCAGACCCTCGAGAAGAGGCTGCAGCAAAAAGAAGAGAACCTCGACAAGAAGACCAACCTTTTCGACCAGCGTGATGCCGACTTCTTAAAGAGGGAACAGGGTCTCGCGCAGCGCGAGCAGTCCCTGTCCAACAAGGAGCAGGGGCTGACCCAGAAGGAAGAGAAGCTGGACGCCCTCGTGGGCGAGCAGAAGGCGAAGCTGGAGCAGATCGCCGGCATGACCGCTGCCGAGGCCAAGAAGTTCCTGATGGACTCCATGGAAGACGAGGCAAAGCTCGACGTCGCTAAGCTGATCAAGGCGATGGAAGAGGAGGCCAGGGAGACCGCCGACAAGAAGGCCAAGGAAGTCCTGGCCCTGGCGATGCAGCGTTACGCGGGCGAGTACGTCGCCGAGCGCAGCGTCTCCGTTGTAACCCTGCCTTCCGACGAGATGAAAGGACGCATTATCGGCCGCGAGGGGCGCAACATCAGGGCCCTCGAAGCCGCCACCGGCATCGACCTCATCATCGACGACACCCCCGAAGCGGTCATCCTTTCCGGCTTCAACCCGGTCAGGAGGGAAGTTGCCAAGCTGTCGCTGCAGAAACTCATCGCCGACGGCAGGATTCACCCCGGCCGCATCGAGGAAGTCGTAGCGAAATCCCAGGAAGAGATCGAGCAGGCCATGAAGGAGGCAGGGGAGCAGGCTGCCTTCGATCTGGGCGTGCACGGTATCCATCCGGAGATCCTGAAGCTCATCGGGCGCCTGAAATACCGCACTTCCTACAGCCAGAACGTTTATCAGCACTCGCTGGAAGTCGCCTTCCTCTGCGGCATCATGGCTGCCGAACTCGGCATCAACGTGAAGCAGGCGAAAAGGGCGGGGCTGCTGCATGACCTCGGCAAGGCCGTTGACCACGAGATCGAGGGCTCCCACGCCGTCATCGGCGCCGACATCGCCAAGAAGTACGGCGAGTCGCCCAAGATCGTCCACGCCATCATGGCGCACCACGAGGACGAAAAGCCGGCCACCGTTCTTGCCGTCCTGGTTCAGGCCGCGGACGCTCTTTCCGGTGCGCGCCCCGGTGCGCGCCGCGAGATGATGGAAACCTACGTGAAGCGTCTGGATGATCTGGAGAGGATCGCCACCTCGTTCGACGGCGTCGTGACCTCCTTCGCCATCCAGGCCGGTCGCGAGATCCGCGTCATGGTTTCCAGCGACCAGGTGACCGATGACCGTGCCTTGGTCCTCGCCAAGGACATTGCCAAGAAGATCGAGACCGAGATGACCTACCCGGGGCAGATCAAGGTCAACGTGATCAGGGAAACCAGGGCCACCGAATATGCCCGTTAA
- a CDS encoding 5-formyltetrahydrofolate cyclo-ligase: MPKRAHRAATLARRRELSKHQVASLSLALQQRFLDLPEYQAARTLVLYAPIHHEVDTETVAAAALASGKRLLYPAVVGDDLKFCKVAALSELAPGRYGIHEPEGEGCDPAEADLIVVPGVAFDLCGRRIGYGKGYYDRSLHRLEGSGKLVAFCYDFQLLQEIAGEPHDVTMDLIVTESRVVRVNKHICEGEQQ, translated from the coding sequence ATGCCCAAGCGTGCCCATAGAGCCGCGACCCTTGCCCGACGCCGGGAGCTGTCCAAGCATCAGGTGGCGTCGTTGAGCTTGGCCCTGCAACAGCGTTTCCTCGATCTGCCCGAGTATCAGGCTGCCAGGACGCTGGTGCTGTATGCGCCGATCCACCACGAAGTGGATACGGAAACGGTTGCCGCTGCGGCCTTGGCCTCAGGGAAGCGACTGCTCTATCCGGCCGTGGTGGGCGACGATTTGAAGTTCTGCAAGGTGGCCGCTCTCAGCGAGCTCGCCCCAGGCAGGTACGGCATCCACGAGCCCGAAGGCGAGGGGTGCGATCCGGCGGAAGCGGACCTCATCGTGGTGCCCGGAGTTGCTTTCGACCTGTGCGGACGCCGCATAGGTTACGGCAAGGGGTACTATGACCGGTCCTTGCACCGTCTGGAAGGGAGCGGGAAGCTGGTGGCGTTTTGCTACGACTTCCAACTGCTTCAGGAGATAGCCGGCGAACCGCACGATGTGACGATGGACTTGATCGTCACCGAAAGTCGGGTAGTTCGCGTTAATAAACATATATGTGAGGGGGAGCAACAGTGA
- a CDS encoding cell division protein ZapA, whose protein sequence is MIATHSIRVLGRELQVKSVATPEHVAQVEALVNEKLAEAEAKVSGGDTQLVVILALMNLAEACLDARKQLAEEQRTCSERVAGLIERLDRQQF, encoded by the coding sequence TTGATCGCCACGCACAGCATCAGGGTCCTGGGGCGAGAACTCCAGGTGAAGAGTGTTGCGACACCTGAGCACGTGGCTCAAGTCGAGGCTCTGGTCAACGAAAAGCTGGCGGAGGCGGAAGCCAAGGTCAGCGGTGGCGATACCCAACTGGTAGTAATCCTGGCGTTGATGAATTTGGCAGAAGCCTGCCTGGATGCCCGGAAGCAATTGGCAGAAGAGCAGCGCACCTGCAGCGAGCGGGTCGCGGGGCTCATTGAACGGCTGGACCGGCAACAGTTTTAG
- the zapB gene encoding cell division protein ZapB, whose protein sequence is MSDELFNELEGRLNSLINVVSELKLENDRLRKENSRLHEERVGFKARIDAILKKLEGV, encoded by the coding sequence ATGAGTGATGAGCTGTTTAATGAACTAGAAGGGCGGCTTAATTCTCTAATTAATGTCGTGAGCGAGTTGAAACTCGAGAACGACCGGCTGAGAAAAGAGAATTCCCGGCTTCATGAAGAACGGGTCGGTTTCAAGGCCCGGATAGATGCGATACTGAAAAAGTTGGAAGGGGTCTGA
- the ftsY gene encoding signal recognition particle-docking protein FtsY, producing the protein MAEENKGFFKGLFKKLGLGAEEPADTAGEQSVEEQEQQEAATPPQPPVSAPPAQAQSAQPVVPTPSVPEPSAPAPRQVWTEPTAPAPAPVSEPVEQSKPSFFDRLKRSLSKTHETIIGRVDTLLLGKKQIDTDTLEELEEILITADLGVKTTVDLVRTLEQRLKRDELQDGAALKRALKEEIQLRLLEHHAPLVVTDKKPFVIMVIGVNGVGKTTTIGKLAARYAGEGKKVLLAAADTFRAAAAEQLETWAKRVGADIVRHKEGADPSAVVFDACKAAIARGTDVLIIDTAGRMHTKVNLMEEMKKIRRVLTREIPDGPHETLLVLDAATGQNALSQAKLFKEAADVTGVVLTKLDGSAKGGIVVAVSHEYALPVRFIGVGESVEDLRAFDPIQFVDALFQ; encoded by the coding sequence ATGGCCGAAGAAAATAAAGGATTTTTCAAAGGTCTTTTCAAAAAGCTCGGTCTCGGCGCCGAGGAGCCTGCCGACACCGCCGGCGAGCAATCTGTTGAAGAGCAGGAGCAGCAGGAGGCAGCAACCCCTCCGCAGCCCCCCGTTTCTGCGCCTCCGGCACAGGCACAGTCGGCCCAGCCTGTAGTCCCCACCCCCTCTGTCCCCGAACCTTCCGCCCCGGCCCCGCGCCAAGTTTGGACCGAGCCCACCGCTCCGGCGCCCGCCCCGGTATCCGAACCCGTCGAACAGTCCAAACCGAGCTTCTTCGATCGCCTCAAGCGCAGTTTGAGCAAGACCCACGAGACCATCATCGGGCGGGTCGACACCCTGTTGCTGGGCAAGAAGCAGATTGATACCGATACCCTCGAGGAATTGGAGGAGATCCTGATCACCGCGGACTTGGGCGTCAAGACTACGGTCGACCTGGTCCGCACCCTGGAGCAGCGCCTCAAGCGCGACGAACTGCAGGACGGCGCCGCCCTCAAGAGGGCGCTGAAGGAAGAGATCCAGTTGCGCCTCTTGGAGCACCATGCACCGCTGGTGGTAACGGACAAGAAACCCTTCGTCATCATGGTGATCGGGGTGAACGGCGTCGGCAAAACCACAACCATCGGCAAGCTGGCCGCACGCTACGCCGGGGAAGGCAAGAAGGTCTTGCTGGCCGCCGCCGACACCTTCCGCGCCGCCGCCGCTGAACAGTTGGAAACCTGGGCCAAGCGCGTGGGCGCCGACATCGTGCGCCACAAGGAAGGGGCCGACCCCTCGGCGGTCGTTTTCGATGCTTGCAAGGCTGCCATCGCACGTGGCACCGATGTCCTTATCATCGACACCGCCGGCCGGATGCACACCAAGGTCAACCTCATGGAGGAGATGAAGAAGATCCGCCGGGTGCTGACCCGCGAAATTCCGGACGGGCCGCACGAAACGCTGCTGGTTCTGGATGCCGCTACTGGTCAGAACGCGCTCTCCCAGGCTAAGCTGTTCAAGGAGGCCGCGGACGTCACCGGCGTCGTACTGACCAAGCTCGACGGTAGTGCCAAAGGGGGTATCGTCGTAGCGGTTAGTCATGAATACGCCCTTCCGGTTAGATTCATTGGCGTGGGGGAGTCCGTAGAGGACCTGCGGGCCTTCGATCCGATCCAGTTCGTAGACGCTCTTTTCCAATGA
- a CDS encoding roadblock/LC7 domain-containing protein, whose amino-acid sequence MPFKRLLTTLVESVPGGNGAILADWEGEAVEQFSHGDPFEMKVTAAHWGILLTQLKGLHEKFTTGAVQETVISTDEQYVIVGAIGEDYALVMTMDRNALPLLALKKFRDTAQLLHKEIY is encoded by the coding sequence GTGCCCTTCAAGAGACTGTTGACTACACTGGTTGAATCCGTGCCTGGTGGCAATGGTGCCATCCTAGCTGACTGGGAAGGGGAGGCCGTCGAGCAATTTTCCCATGGCGATCCCTTCGAGATGAAGGTGACGGCTGCGCACTGGGGCATCCTGCTAACCCAGCTCAAGGGATTGCACGAGAAGTTCACCACCGGTGCCGTGCAGGAAACCGTCATCAGCACGGACGAGCAATATGTCATCGTGGGCGCCATAGGTGAGGACTATGCCTTGGTGATGACCATGGACCGCAATGCCCTTCCGCTGCTGGCCCTGAAGAAGTTCCGGGACACCGCGCAGCTTTTGCATAAGGAGATTTACTGA
- the smc gene encoding chromosome segregation protein SMC produces the protein MKIKRLEIHGFKSFQDKAVLDFNQPITGVVGPNGCGKSNVVDAIRWVMGEQSAKNLRGKSMEDIIFNGTEFRKPLGMAEVSLFFSTEDGRVPAKYLNFSEIQVTRRLYRDGESDYLLNKTPCRLLDIAELFMDTGIGAKAYSIIEQGKIGMILHAKPEERRFLIEEAAGVTKFKARKVVAMKKMEATRQNLLRIGDIISEIKRQMNGLQRQAKKAERFREVRQELKEIELLFAAKGYAGVEKERNGLEREITELESKLVDVTAKLNDAELSVEEKRLALLETERQLTAAQEEIFRWKSELQGGENRLEFQRKELVNLERHGARFEEELQGLRDQLANSEKEIGTLQAQRVSLQEDLARESESLEYRESLLEEMAAGEAGVTRELDETRRAMFAALSEGAQAANQHAAAQKRLTGLADRLQASQRERVLLGERLFEANAKVDALKQEREQLARDKAQADEELTMAGSREAELKHAQEAGDKLLQQSRDQLSAAASRLKSLQELEAQFAGYGQGVRNLLLAEPFKNASLTMIADALEVEEEFEVALEAVLGDRLQYLLCESSATALDAVAHLKGSAGGRCSFVTAPPWRQTAKETPPGAAPLWERVTVPKQHAHLVEPLLSGAYLARDLNHALDLAASFPASTFVTLEGDLAHGGGIVNGGSAEPAQQGIIHKKREIKALGAEVERLEAEVQELGTAREKRRGEIAEAEAHRVELRQTLHRLDIRIVNAEKDLQTALSECHRIEENGAVREAEEEQLAEEQALVSGELAQADAKRVQAEERKTALEKTVEALQGRLEGSRFEMEEAREMVTSMKVRVAALREKGESTERALRRVEGLCTDLANRIASRTNELEGSGDERTRLLAAIAEGEEALRAVVKRQLASEQALLQVKDRYEAEAAKVQEEEALLKGLRADAVAVREQLNAKSLRLTEVSMRLAHLEETLKEKHRMEIADALLNYSKVEWDEVESTKRQAELQKTINEMGEVNLMAIEEFKEMEERFSFLSSQKDDLEESMNALQKAIQRINRTTRKRFLETFQMVNEKFQQIFPRLFCGGHAELRLTDEEDLLNTGLEIVVQPPGKKLQNVSLLSGGEKALTAVALIFSIFLIKPSPFCLLDEVDAPLDDANIGRFNDMVREMSANSQFIIITHNRATMAVADTLYGVTMEEPGVSKLVSVRLNR, from the coding sequence ATGAAAATCAAAAGACTCGAAATCCACGGATTCAAATCCTTTCAAGATAAGGCCGTTCTGGACTTCAACCAGCCCATCACCGGCGTAGTTGGTCCCAACGGTTGCGGCAAGTCCAACGTGGTCGACGCGATCCGCTGGGTCATGGGGGAGCAGTCCGCCAAGAACCTGCGCGGCAAGTCGATGGAAGACATCATCTTCAACGGCACCGAGTTCCGCAAACCGCTCGGTATGGCCGAAGTTTCCCTCTTTTTCTCCACCGAGGACGGCCGCGTCCCCGCGAAATACCTCAACTTCTCCGAGATCCAGGTCACCCGCCGCCTTTACCGCGACGGCGAGAGCGACTACCTCCTGAACAAGACCCCCTGCCGTCTGCTCGACATCGCCGAGTTGTTCATGGACACCGGCATCGGCGCCAAGGCCTACTCGATCATAGAGCAGGGCAAGATCGGCATGATCCTGCACGCCAAGCCCGAGGAGCGCCGCTTCCTGATCGAAGAGGCCGCCGGGGTCACCAAGTTCAAGGCGCGCAAGGTCGTCGCCATGAAGAAGATGGAGGCGACCCGCCAGAACCTGCTGCGCATCGGCGACATCATCTCCGAGATTAAACGGCAGATGAACGGCCTGCAGCGCCAGGCCAAGAAGGCGGAACGTTTCCGCGAAGTCAGGCAGGAGCTCAAGGAGATCGAACTCCTCTTCGCCGCCAAGGGATACGCGGGGGTGGAGAAAGAGCGCAACGGACTGGAGCGTGAGATCACCGAGCTCGAATCGAAGCTCGTGGATGTGACCGCTAAGCTCAACGATGCCGAACTCTCCGTCGAGGAGAAGCGGCTTGCCCTGTTGGAAACCGAGCGCCAGCTCACCGCCGCCCAGGAGGAGATCTTCCGCTGGAAGAGCGAACTGCAGGGGGGCGAAAACCGCCTCGAATTCCAGCGCAAGGAACTGGTCAACTTGGAGCGCCACGGTGCCCGCTTCGAAGAGGAACTTCAGGGGCTGCGCGACCAGCTGGCAAACTCAGAGAAAGAAATTGGGACCCTGCAGGCGCAGCGCGTATCACTGCAAGAGGACCTGGCCCGCGAGAGCGAGTCGCTCGAATACCGCGAGTCGCTGCTTGAGGAGATGGCTGCCGGCGAGGCTGGCGTAACCCGGGAGTTGGACGAGACCCGACGCGCCATGTTTGCCGCCCTCTCCGAAGGTGCGCAGGCCGCTAACCAGCACGCCGCTGCGCAAAAGCGCTTGACCGGCCTCGCCGATCGCCTCCAGGCAAGTCAGAGAGAGCGCGTCCTTCTGGGTGAGCGACTGTTCGAGGCCAACGCCAAGGTAGATGCCCTCAAGCAGGAGCGCGAGCAACTTGCCCGGGATAAGGCACAGGCGGACGAAGAACTGACTATGGCTGGGAGCCGCGAAGCCGAACTCAAGCACGCCCAGGAGGCGGGGGATAAGCTGCTGCAGCAGAGTCGCGACCAACTTTCGGCCGCTGCTTCCCGCCTGAAGTCGCTCCAGGAATTGGAGGCGCAGTTCGCCGGGTACGGCCAGGGCGTGCGTAACCTGCTCCTTGCCGAGCCTTTCAAAAACGCCTCCCTCACCATGATCGCTGATGCGCTCGAGGTCGAGGAGGAGTTCGAGGTTGCCCTGGAAGCTGTGCTTGGTGACCGCTTGCAGTACCTGCTGTGCGAATCTTCCGCCACTGCGCTGGACGCGGTTGCGCACCTCAAAGGGAGCGCCGGCGGTCGCTGCAGCTTCGTGACCGCACCCCCCTGGAGGCAAACGGCCAAGGAAACGCCGCCGGGTGCCGCGCCGCTTTGGGAGCGGGTCACCGTACCGAAGCAGCACGCCCACCTGGTGGAGCCGCTTCTTTCGGGTGCCTACCTTGCCCGCGACCTGAATCACGCCCTCGACTTGGCCGCGTCCTTTCCTGCCTCCACCTTTGTCACCCTGGAAGGCGATTTGGCCCACGGCGGCGGTATCGTCAACGGTGGTTCGGCCGAGCCCGCCCAGCAGGGGATCATCCATAAGAAACGTGAGATCAAGGCGCTGGGGGCAGAAGTCGAGCGCCTGGAAGCTGAGGTGCAGGAGCTGGGCACCGCGCGCGAGAAGAGGAGAGGGGAGATCGCCGAGGCTGAGGCGCACCGCGTCGAGCTGCGCCAGACCCTGCATCGTCTCGATATCCGGATCGTGAACGCGGAAAAGGATCTGCAGACCGCGCTGTCCGAGTGTCATCGCATCGAGGAAAACGGGGCGGTGCGCGAGGCGGAGGAAGAACAGTTGGCCGAGGAGCAGGCCCTGGTTTCCGGGGAACTAGCCCAGGCCGATGCCAAAAGGGTTCAAGCCGAGGAGCGCAAGACCGCCTTGGAAAAGACTGTCGAAGCGCTGCAGGGGCGCCTGGAAGGCTCCCGCTTCGAGATGGAAGAGGCGCGCGAAATGGTCACCTCCATGAAGGTGCGTGTCGCCGCGCTGAGGGAGAAAGGGGAGTCCACCGAGCGGGCGCTGCGCCGCGTCGAAGGGCTCTGCACCGACCTCGCCAACCGCATTGCCTCGCGCACCAACGAATTGGAAGGTTCGGGCGACGAGCGTACCCGCCTCCTGGCTGCCATTGCGGAAGGTGAAGAGGCGCTGCGCGCGGTGGTCAAGCGGCAGCTGGCCAGCGAGCAGGCCCTCCTGCAGGTGAAGGATCGCTACGAAGCCGAAGCCGCCAAGGTTCAGGAAGAAGAGGCGCTGCTGAAAGGACTGCGTGCCGATGCCGTCGCTGTAAGGGAGCAACTGAACGCGAAAAGTCTTCGTCTCACCGAGGTGAGCATGCGGCTCGCCCATCTGGAGGAAACTCTCAAGGAAAAGCACCGCATGGAGATCGCCGACGCCCTGCTCAACTATTCCAAGGTGGAGTGGGACGAGGTCGAAAGCACGAAACGCCAGGCCGAGCTGCAGAAGACCATCAACGAAATGGGCGAAGTGAACCTCATGGCCATCGAAGAGTTCAAGGAGATGGAGGAGCGTTTCTCCTTCCTCTCAAGCCAGAAGGACGATCTCGAGGAGTCGATGAACGCCTTGCAGAAGGCGATCCAGCGCATCAACCGCACCACGAGAAAGCGCTTCCTGGAGACCTTCCAGATGGTGAACGAGAAGTTCCAGCAGATCTTCCCGCGGCTGTTCTGCGGCGGTCATGCCGAACTGCGCCTGACCGACGAAGAGGACCTGCTCAACACGGGTCTTGAGATCGTGGTGCAGCCCCCGGGTAAGAAGCTGCAGAACGTGTCGCTGTTGTCCGGTGGCGAGAAGGCGCTGACAGCCGTTGCGCTCATCTTCTCCATCTTCCTGATCAAGCCATCGCCCTTCTGTCTGCTGGACGAGGTCGACGCGCCGCTCGACGACGCCAACATCGGTCGGTTCAACGACATGGTGCGGGAGATGAGTGCCAACTCCCAGTTCATCATCATCACCCACAACCGAGCCACCATGGCCGTCGCCGACACACTGTACGGCGTCACCATGGAAGAGCCCGGCGTTTCCAAACTGGTATCGGTGCGCCTGAACCGTTAA
- the rplQ gene encoding 50S ribosomal protein L17 — translation MRHNSAGRRLGRTTSHRIAMFRNMVTSFLQHEKITTTDAKAKELRSIAEKMITLGKKGDLHATRQAAAYIRDKKVVTKLFTEIAPRYAERPGGYTRIIKLGIRPGDTAPVSVIELVEAEMTPKKAAKPAAKAPKAAKAPKAAPAVEAAPAAEEAAVVEEAPVAEAPAAEAAEEKTEA, via the coding sequence ATGCGTCACAACAGCGCGGGTAGAAGATTAGGTAGGACCACAAGCCATAGGATCGCTATGTTCAGGAACATGGTGACTTCCTTTCTCCAGCATGAAAAGATCACCACGACCGATGCCAAGGCAAAAGAGCTTCGCTCCATCGCCGAGAAGATGATCACCCTGGGCAAGAAGGGCGACCTTCACGCCACCAGGCAGGCAGCGGCCTACATCCGCGACAAGAAAGTCGTGACCAAGCTTTTCACCGAGATCGCACCGCGTTACGCAGAGCGTCCCGGCGGCTACACCAGGATCATCAAGCTCGGCATCCGTCCGGGCGACACCGCTCCGGTGTCCGTGATCGAGCTGGTTGAAGCTGAAATGACTCCGAAGAAAGCCGCTAAGCCGGCTGCCAAGGCTCCCAAAGCCGCCAAAGCTCCGAAGGCTGCTCCGGCAGTCGAGGCAGCTCCGGCTGCTGAAGAAGCCGCGGTTGTGGAAGAAGCACCGGTAGCAGAAGCGCCGGCAGCCGAGGCCGCCGAGGAGAAAACCGAGGCGTAA